A stretch of DNA from Carassius auratus strain Wakin chromosome 44, ASM336829v1, whole genome shotgun sequence:
gtcATGAACATATATTGTTAACAGACATGCCATAAAGTCCCACTAAATAGTCACCCAGGCATCAGTGCTCACATCCCGCTGTCCCCATGACAACCCCTCCTCTGGCCCAGTTCCCTGGGCAACAGGCTCAGGCAGCTCGGGATGTGAACACAGCCTCGCTCTGTCGGATCGGACAGGAGACGGTGCAGGACATTGTCTTACGAACTATGGAGATCTTTCAGCTGCTGAGAAACATGCAGGTAAGTTCATCCCCTCAAGAGCATCCATCCACAGATGAAGACTTAACCTCCTGACACTCTTTCTCCCTGTCTTCTCACTCAGCTGCCGAATGGAGTCACCTATCATCCTAACACTCATCAGGATCGGTTGGGGAAACTGCAGGAGCACTTGCGGATGCTCTCTGTCCTTTTCCGCAAGCTCCGTCTCGTCTATGACAAATGCAATGAAAATTGTGCTGGTCTGGACCCCGTCCCTCCTGAGGTGAGATTATGCTTTCTCTATCGCACCCAGTCTGGTTTAAATGAAACAGacttacatttcacatttttcatgCTATTAAATAAGCCTAGTGTTTCCAGCTAAAAAACTTTCTTTGCGAAGCACTGAGCCCCACACTTTGCATATGTGGTACACAGGGACTTTTCGTGGAATCTCGCACCTCCTCAATaactttgtttcttttctttgaagATTCAAGAACCAGGTTTACCATTGTCTTGAAAAACCTGGATATATGTTGTggctttattttaaaagtaaattctaGACCTAGTCATGTTAATAAAATCGTAACTACATGAgcattaaatatactttttttgttaaaaataatgtataataaatagaaaatgtgtgtcaaaatatatatttttaaatatttgtgtttacGTCTTAAGTAAGTTGCAAGCAACTGGAAAAGACATCATGGGGCCTTTGAATATTGTTTT
This window harbors:
- the LOC113062295 gene encoding mediator of RNA polymerase II transcription subunit 30-like — encoded protein: MTTPPLAQFPGQQAQAARDVNTASLCRIGQETVQDIVLRTMEIFQLLRNMQLPNGVTYHPNTHQDRLGKLQEHLRMLSVLFRKLRLVYDKCNENCAGLDPVPPEQLIPYVEDESSKMDDRMASQMRATSEERREVLEVNKKLKQKNQQLKMIMDQLRNLIWEINSMLAVRS